The following coding sequences are from one Kosakonia sp. H02 window:
- the glrR gene encoding two-component system response regulator GlrR: protein MTSRKPAHLLLVDDDPGLLKLLGLRLTSEGYSIVTAESGQEGLRILAREKIDLVISDLRMDEMDGMQLFAEIQRVQPGMPVIILTAHGSIPDAVAATQQGVFSFLTKPVDKDALYKAIDDALEHSGSTGDDQWRETIVTRSPVMLRLLEQARMVAQSDVSVLINGQSGTGKEILAQAIHNASPRSKSAFIAINCGALPEQLLESELFGHARGAFTGAVSSREGLFQAAEGGTLFLDEIGDMPIPLQVKLLRVLQERKVRPLGSNRDIDINVRIISATHRDLPKAMARGEFREDLYYRLNVVSLKIPALAERAEDIPLLANHLLRQAADRHKPFVRAFSTDAMKRLMTATWPGNVRQLVNVIEQCVALTSSPVISDALVEQALEGENTALPTFVEARNQFELNYLRKLLQITKGNVTHAARMAGRNRTEFYKLLSRHELDANDFKE from the coding sequence ATGACCAGCCGTAAGCCTGCCCATTTATTACTGGTGGATGACGATCCAGGCTTGTTAAAACTGCTGGGGCTGCGCCTCACCAGCGAAGGCTACAGCATTGTCACTGCCGAAAGCGGGCAGGAGGGGCTGCGCATTCTCGCGCGTGAAAAAATCGATCTGGTGATTAGCGATCTGCGGATGGACGAAATGGACGGCATGCAGTTATTCGCCGAGATCCAGCGCGTACAGCCGGGCATGCCGGTGATCATTCTGACGGCGCACGGCTCGATCCCTGACGCAGTCGCCGCCACACAGCAGGGCGTATTCAGCTTCCTCACCAAACCGGTCGACAAAGACGCGCTGTATAAAGCCATTGACGACGCGCTGGAGCATAGCGGTTCGACAGGGGACGATCAGTGGCGCGAAACCATTGTTACCCGCAGCCCGGTGATGTTACGTCTGCTGGAGCAGGCGCGAATGGTGGCGCAATCGGATGTCAGCGTGCTGATTAACGGCCAGAGCGGCACCGGGAAAGAGATCCTCGCGCAAGCCATTCACAACGCCAGCCCGCGCAGCAAAAGCGCGTTTATTGCCATCAACTGCGGCGCGCTGCCGGAACAGTTGCTGGAGTCTGAACTTTTCGGCCACGCCCGCGGCGCGTTTACTGGCGCAGTCAGCAGCCGGGAAGGGCTTTTTCAGGCGGCAGAGGGCGGCACGCTGTTTCTCGATGAGATTGGCGATATGCCGATCCCGTTGCAGGTCAAACTGTTGCGCGTCTTGCAGGAGCGCAAAGTGCGCCCGCTTGGCAGCAACCGCGATATCGATATTAATGTGCGGATTATTTCGGCCACGCACCGTGATTTACCCAAAGCGATGGCGCGCGGCGAGTTTCGCGAAGATCTCTACTATCGTTTGAACGTTGTCAGCCTGAAGATCCCTGCGCTTGCGGAGCGCGCGGAAGATATTCCGCTGCTCGCCAATCATCTGTTGCGCCAGGCAGCGGACCGGCACAAACCGTTTGTCCGCGCCTTTTCCACCGACGCCATGAAACGCCTGATGACCGCCACCTGGCCCGGCAACGTGCGTCAGTTAGTCAACGTGATTGAGCAATGCGTGGCGCTTACCTCGTCACCGGTGATTAGCGATGCGTTGGTTGAGCAGGCGCTGGAAGGCGAGAATACCGCGCTGCCAACCTTTGTCGAAGCACGTAATCAGTTTGAGCT
- the qseE gene encoding two component system sensor histidine kinase QseE/GlrK → MKRWPVFPRSLRQLVMMAFLLILLPLLVLAWQAWQSLNALSAQALQTNRTTLIDARRSEAMTNAALEMERSYRQYCVLDDATLARVYQNQRKRYSEMLDAHAGVLPDDKLYQALRQDLNDLAQLQCKNSGPSAAASAQLEAFAAANTEMVQSTRAVVFSRGQQLQLEIAERGQFFGWQALVLFLVSLGLVLLFTRMIIGPVKGIERMINRLGEGRSLGHTVAFKGPRELRSVGERIIWLSERLAWLESQRHQFLRHISHELKTPLASMREGTELLADQVVGPLSPEQKEVVEILDASSRNLQKLIEQLLDYNRKLADGAVELEEVELEPLVDMVISAHSLPARAKMMHTDVALDVATCQAEPMLLMSVLDNLYSNAVHYGAESGTIYLHSYLAGARLCIDVANTGTPIPEAEREMIFEPFFQGSHQRKGAVKGSGLGLSIARDCIRRMQGELHLVADGKADVCFRIELPLTAPEKTIK, encoded by the coding sequence TTGAAACGCTGGCCTGTGTTCCCCCGCTCGTTACGCCAACTGGTGATGATGGCGTTCCTGCTGATTCTGCTGCCGCTGCTGGTATTAGCCTGGCAGGCATGGCAAAGCCTGAATGCGCTCAGCGCGCAGGCGTTGCAAACCAACCGCACGACCCTTATCGACGCGCGTCGCAGTGAAGCGATGACCAATGCCGCGCTGGAGATGGAACGCAGCTATCGCCAGTACTGTGTGCTGGACGATGCCACGCTGGCGCGTGTCTACCAAAACCAACGCAAACGCTACAGCGAAATGCTGGACGCCCACGCAGGTGTGTTGCCGGATGACAAACTCTACCAGGCGCTGCGCCAGGACTTAAACGATCTCGCCCAGTTGCAATGCAAAAATAGCGGCCCGTCAGCCGCGGCCTCCGCCCAGCTTGAAGCCTTTGCCGCCGCCAATACCGAAATGGTGCAATCGACCCGCGCCGTGGTCTTTTCTCGCGGGCAGCAGTTGCAACTGGAAATTGCCGAGCGCGGCCAGTTTTTTGGCTGGCAGGCGCTGGTGCTGTTTCTGGTAAGCCTCGGGCTGGTGCTGCTCTTTACCCGCATGATTATTGGCCCGGTGAAGGGCATCGAGCGTATGATCAACCGGCTGGGGGAAGGGCGATCCCTTGGGCATACCGTGGCGTTCAAAGGACCGCGCGAATTGCGCTCCGTGGGCGAACGCATCATCTGGCTCAGCGAGCGGCTGGCGTGGCTTGAGTCACAGCGTCACCAGTTTCTGCGCCATATTTCGCACGAACTCAAAACCCCGCTCGCCAGTATGCGTGAAGGCACGGAGCTACTTGCCGATCAGGTGGTCGGGCCGCTGTCGCCAGAGCAAAAAGAGGTGGTGGAAATCCTCGATGCCAGCAGCCGCAATTTGCAAAAGCTGATCGAGCAACTGCTTGATTATAATCGCAAACTGGCAGATGGCGCCGTCGAGCTGGAAGAGGTGGAGCTGGAGCCGCTGGTCGATATGGTTATCTCTGCCCACAGTTTGCCCGCGCGAGCTAAAATGATGCATACCGATGTCGCCCTTGATGTGGCAACGTGCCAGGCGGAACCGATGTTACTGATGAGCGTGCTGGATAATCTTTACTCCAACGCGGTGCACTATGGGGCTGAATCCGGTACCATTTACCTCCACAGTTATCTTGCCGGCGCACGGCTTTGTATCGATGTGGCGAATACCGGTACACCCATTCCTGAAGCGGAACGCGAAATGATTTTTGAACCCTTCTTTCAGGGAAGCCACCAACGTAAGGGAGCGGTAAAAGGCAGCGGGCTTGGGCTAAGCATTGCCAGAGATTGCATTCGCCGCATGCAGGGTGAGTTGCATCTGGTGGCTGATGGCAAAGCCGATGTCTGTTTCCGTATTGAGTTACCGCTCACTGCGCCGGAAAAAACCATTAAATGA
- the qseG gene encoding two-component system QseEF-associated lipoprotein QseG: MNLDLVSMSHLFSRVVNAVAQQHLWLRALPCLLLAGCVSQTPKSAIHDNQEERLPEHQLADFLSTDCNEIWSLSGQNIDNNPLFWLRSMDCAQRLAPAAARAEAHSWSDDTWQATFRRGILLSNAKISPLERREYTEQLAALSTAIPAQVRPLFQLWRDGEMAQLQLAEERSRYSKLQQSADSELDSLRSQQQFLREQLETTTRKLQNLTDIERRLSTRKPAATDLPDSTHPSKSDGNQEDVKQ, translated from the coding sequence ATGAACCTGGATCTGGTGAGTATGTCGCATCTTTTTTCCCGCGTTGTGAACGCGGTTGCACAGCAACACTTGTGGCTTCGTGCGCTGCCCTGCCTGTTACTGGCCGGTTGCGTATCGCAAACGCCGAAAAGCGCTATTCATGACAACCAGGAAGAACGGCTCCCGGAGCATCAACTGGCTGATTTTCTCTCAACGGACTGCAATGAAATCTGGTCACTGTCGGGCCAGAACATCGATAATAACCCGCTCTTTTGGCTGCGCAGCATGGACTGCGCCCAGCGTTTAGCCCCGGCGGCGGCTCGTGCTGAGGCGCATTCGTGGTCTGACGATACGTGGCAGGCGACATTCCGGCGCGGCATTTTATTGTCAAATGCCAAAATCTCGCCGCTGGAGCGCCGCGAGTACACCGAACAGCTTGCTGCCTTAAGCACCGCTATTCCTGCTCAGGTGCGCCCGCTCTTTCAATTATGGCGCGATGGTGAAATGGCGCAGCTTCAGCTGGCAGAAGAGCGCAGCCGCTACAGTAAATTGCAGCAATCCGCCGACAGCGAGCTGGATAGCCTGCGCTCGCAGCAACAATTTCTGCGTGAGCAACTGGAAACCACCACCCGCAAACTACAGAACCTCACCGATATCGAGCGGCGGCTTTCCACCCGTAAACCGGCCGCCACCGATCTGCCGGATAGCACACACCCGTCTAAGAGCGACGGGAATCAAGAGGATGTGAAGCAATGA